A genome region from Manduca sexta isolate Smith_Timp_Sample1 unplaced genomic scaffold, JHU_Msex_v1.0 HiC_scaffold_1893, whole genome shotgun sequence includes the following:
- the LOC119188350 gene encoding uncharacterized protein LOC119188350 isoform X1: MEIHDQTRINSHKIRKTTTKEPKNISKTTPKIVYDPSVTSTPRYHVNSNLNSLWVYRPNSYDSNLRDEFGTRRALITIPHSLTKLAKTLSLDFNPYFNKGYFEPFEWRPRPVTLVALRKNGHVPRRTIKVEEKISTDVAELQSPYNDVSKFWQDEPGESQK, translated from the exons ATGGAAATCCATGACCAGACGCGTATAAACTCGCATAAAATACGCAAGACTA CTACGAAGGAACCAAAAAACATATCGAAAACAACTCCCAAAATAGTATATGATCCTTCTGTCACTAGTACTCCTCGGTACCATGTAAATTCCAATCTGAATTCTTTATGGGTTTACCGACCAAATTCCTAT GACTCTAATTTGCGGGATGAGTTCGGTACGCGTAGAGCGCTCATTACAATTCCTCATTCTCTGACCAAACTTGCCAAAACTCTTTCTTTGGATTTTAACCCTTATTtcaataag ggTTATTTCGAACCATTTGAGTGGCGACCGCGACCTGTTACTCTTGTTGCTTTGAGGAAAAACGGTCATGTGCCGCGACGCACTATAAAG gttgaagaaaaaatatcaacTGATGTAGCAGAACTGCAATCACCATACAACGACGTAAGCAAGTTTTGGCAAGACGAGCCTGGAGAGTCACAGAAATAA